In a genomic window of Bacteroidales bacterium:
- a CDS encoding fructokinase, with amino-acid sequence MNDLNNKIYGLGEIVFDIFFKENQPVEARPGGAVLNMMVSLARLGMPVSIIADMVNDKVGQLIHNFLKENQIDDSAIFWHQQGRSRLALAFLNSCSDAEYLFYKMQHEVIPDFKFPTLKPNDMLIFGSYYAIKPLIRHLVSDFLKNSYKQGAFVLYDPNFRKSHLNILNDVLPFIEENIKYSHITKASIEDCEIIWKTHHIDEIFKIFKQIGGKYLILTRASKPVLLYTPNKIYEFKVNKIKPVSTVGAGDAFMAGIAYAIRLLGIKPDSISNINEVYWQKIIKTAIETSTMVCLTYDNYIPTHKVNEIEAILKK; translated from the coding sequence ATGAACGATTTGAATAATAAAATATATGGTTTAGGCGAAATTGTTTTCGATATTTTTTTTAAAGAAAATCAACCAGTAGAAGCAAGACCAGGTGGTGCTGTTTTAAATATGATGGTTTCTCTTGCACGTTTAGGAATGCCTGTATCAATAATTGCCGATATGGTTAATGATAAAGTAGGTCAATTGATTCACAATTTTTTAAAGGAAAATCAGATTGACGATAGTGCTATATTTTGGCATCAACAAGGGCGTTCTCGTTTAGCTTTAGCTTTCTTGAATTCTTGTAGTGATGCCGAGTATTTGTTTTATAAAATGCAGCACGAAGTGATTCCAGATTTTAAATTTCCAACACTTAAACCCAACGACATGCTTATATTTGGCAGTTATTATGCTATTAAACCACTAATTCGACATTTAGTGAGTGATTTTTTGAAAAATAGTTATAAACAAGGAGCTTTTGTGTTATACGATCCAAATTTTAGAAAAAGTCATTTGAATATTTTAAATGATGTTCTTCCATTTATTGAGGAAAATATTAAATATTCACATATTACCAAAGCTTCTATCGAAGATTGTGAAATTATATGGAAAACTCATCATATTGATGAAATTTTCAAAATCTTTAAACAAATAGGCGGAAAATATCTTATATTAACAAGAGCTTCTAAGCCAGTACTATTATATACACCTAATAAAATATACGAATTTAAAGTAAACAAAATAAAACCAGTTAGTACTGTTGGAGCAGGTGATGCTTTTATGGCTGGAATTGCTTATGCTATCAGACTTTTAGGAATTAAACCCGACTCAATTTCAAATATAAATGAAGTATATTGGCAAAAAATAATAAAAACAGCTATAGAAACAAGTACTATGGTATGTTTAACATACGATAATTACATTCCAACTCATAAAGTAAATGAAATTGAAGCCATATTAAAAAAATAA
- the pdxH gene encoding pyridoxamine 5'-phosphate oxidase, producing MYDLSNFRKNYSGKSLEINTMPPHPLEWFKYWFNDAVQNEWGEANAMIVSTTDNEGKPHSRVVLLKDFSEEGFVFFTNYESQKGKQIDFNNTVALLFFWQKLQRQVRIEGITHKVSPQRSDEYFYSRPYESQIAAMVSKQSQILKSKTLFIQEYEKSLREHQPIRPSHWGGYIVKPYYFEFWQGQPNRLHDRVSYRLENNNWIKYLLYP from the coding sequence ATGTACGACCTTTCTAACTTTAGAAAAAATTATTCCGGAAAAAGTTTAGAAATTAATACCATGCCTCCCCATCCTCTTGAATGGTTCAAATATTGGTTTAACGATGCCGTTCAGAACGAATGGGGTGAAGCCAATGCAATGATTGTTTCTACAACCGATAACGAAGGTAAACCACATAGTAGGGTTGTGTTATTAAAAGATTTTTCTGAAGAAGGCTTTGTGTTTTTTACTAATTACGAAAGCCAGAAAGGTAAACAAATAGATTTTAATAATACAGTTGCTTTACTTTTTTTCTGGCAAAAACTTCAACGCCAAGTAAGAATTGAAGGCATTACCCATAAAGTGAGTCCTCAACGATCGGATGAATATTTTTATTCACGACCATACGAAAGCCAAATTGCTGCTATGGTCTCAAAGCAAAGCCAAATACTTAAAAGTAAAACATTATTTATACAAGAATACGAAAAAAGTTTACGGGAGCATCAACCCATTCGCCCTTCACACTGGGGAGGATATATTGTTAAACCTTATTATTTTGAGTTTTGGCAAGGACAGCCCAACCGCTTACACGATCGAGTTTCGTACCGTTTAGAAAACAATAACTGGATTAAATATTTACTATATCCATAA
- a CDS encoding anhydro-N-acetylmuramic acid kinase, giving the protein MKKKITVIGIMSGTSLDGVDVAAVKFNIDQLNQFEILGTKTYAYNQSWKKKLSEAHHLSAYDFLKLHKEYGHYLGEIVLTFLEEFKISPDYISSHGHTIFHEPSSKFNFQLGDGAFIASTTQITTITDFRTLDIAFGGQGAPLVPIGDEWLFSDYDYCLNIGGIANISYKYNHQRIAFDICPANIVLNKLAQQVGFDFDNHGMIASKGKINHDLLNILNNLDFYSLSFPKSLGREWVEQIIFPILSQQKLSIDDQLATFSEHIAIQIASYTQSNGTLLITGGGAYNDYLISRIKYHSSSKVIIPTSEIIEFKEAIIFALLGLLRVLEKENTLASVTGATTNLCSGIVYLYH; this is encoded by the coding sequence ATGAAAAAAAAAATTACTGTAATTGGCATCATGTCGGGAACATCTTTAGATGGTGTTGATGTAGCTGCCGTAAAATTTAATATTGATCAGTTAAATCAGTTTGAAATTTTAGGAACGAAAACTTATGCATATAACCAGTCGTGGAAAAAAAAATTAAGTGAAGCTCATCATTTATCTGCTTATGACTTTCTTAAATTACATAAAGAATACGGACACTATTTAGGCGAAATAGTCTTAACCTTTTTAGAAGAGTTTAAAATATCGCCCGATTATATTTCATCACATGGACATACCATTTTTCACGAACCCTCATCAAAGTTTAACTTTCAACTAGGCGATGGGGCTTTTATAGCTTCCACTACTCAAATTACAACGATTACTGATTTTCGTACACTCGATATTGCCTTTGGTGGACAAGGGGCACCTCTTGTGCCTATTGGCGACGAATGGTTATTTTCAGATTACGACTATTGCTTAAACATTGGAGGAATAGCCAATATTTCGTATAAATATAATCATCAACGTATTGCTTTCGATATATGCCCAGCCAATATAGTTCTAAATAAACTAGCTCAACAGGTTGGTTTTGATTTTGACAACCATGGAATGATAGCATCTAAAGGCAAAATAAACCATGATTTATTAAACATATTAAATAACTTAGATTTTTATTCTCTATCCTTCCCAAAGTCATTAGGAAGAGAATGGGTAGAACAAATTATTTTTCCAATATTATCCCAACAAAAATTATCAATAGATGATCAATTAGCTACATTTTCTGAGCATATAGCAATTCAAATAGCCAGTTATACACAAAGTAATGGTACGCTTCTGATTACAGGAGGTGGTGCTTATAATGACTATCTAATAAGCCGAATTAAATATCATTCATCATCAAAAGTAATAATCCCTACATCAGAGATTATTGAGTTTAAAGAGGCTATTATTTTTGCATTATTAGGATTGTTACGTGTTTTAGAAAAAGAAAACACACTTGCAAGTGTAACAGGTGCCACAACTAACTTATGCAGCGGTATTGTTTATCTATATCATTAA
- a CDS encoding T9SS type A sorting domain-containing protein: MKTVLLAVFLGMFTLSLSSQNYIWTKQFKGTGQVNPWGVIQDANGNYYVYGNFNGEIKIDTVSVTAVALQDVFIAKFNGMGQLQWFKTIAGSGTESAYGIKLSRDGSFIYLTGVFNNTISLLGQNNLLNNGGNDIYLAKIDLNGNLIWAKNIAYGPTHQIGGYFDIDNNGNIIMVGQFTSSIIFYDDLFPLELTSDDPYQKQSFIAKFNADGYPQWSKMFYGTSDVNYIRNVTLIGNEYFVSGQANGNIQYDGKPIFSINSNYKNGFIMKTDANGNMQWIRKILTTNNDLYVIKHASDINGDQYITGKFAAYRIKFDSTLTDTSKNVYYNTSTNGTYDLFVAKYSRSGSLQWVKLFGSIKDENVINITHSNGQVMFTGSYGSAMNIGSFALDYKAQNEAFLAIMDLNGNILNVLNAKGKLNEIGNSAHFSNTARNYVWLGEFYSDTVSIGSNNLINDYSTKRDAFLTRYGCFDSLHFDITKVTCIGLSDGSITVTPSYGSEPYNYLWSTGATTPTVSNLAVGNYTVTVVGSNNCSMVQTVFLPQVPLLTASIINVQHNACFGGSSGSATANPINGNPPYTYKWSNGKTTQTISNLYAGTYTVTITDQCGTRATASVTITQSNKVNASVSSTPATCRGGNDGTATAIPIGGSTPYTYKWSDGQTTQTAINLLGGNIYKVTVKDGCANTVVKSITINQPAALSGTVITYASSPCVPTGSAVATGTNGTPPYTYKWNTGATTSSIYNLSANTTYTVTIKDACGAQKSISKTVGAKTITITATPTCTPTGTCQGKIVANVTGGDAPYTYKWSNGQTTQTAINLCTGYYKVTVTDVNGCTKRKTGIYVSNCAKSFTIEDDTYEDNENEEITEKIRIYPNPVSDILNIQLPLESLDEYSLIEMYDILGNLITKHQPELTLSEIKINVSHLSEGIYFIKIYQGSQIYQYKMIIRR; the protein is encoded by the coding sequence ATGAAAACCGTATTATTGGCAGTGTTTTTAGGGATGTTTACCCTAAGCCTGTCGTCGCAGAATTACATATGGACAAAACAATTTAAGGGGACAGGACAAGTGAATCCTTGGGGTGTAATTCAAGATGCTAATGGAAATTACTATGTTTATGGTAATTTCAATGGCGAAATTAAAATTGACACGGTAAGTGTTACAGCTGTTGCTTTGCAAGATGTTTTTATTGCAAAATTCAATGGAATGGGACAATTGCAATGGTTTAAAACCATTGCTGGTTCAGGAACTGAGAGTGCTTATGGAATAAAATTATCAAGAGATGGAAGTTTTATTTATTTAACGGGTGTTTTTAATAATACCATTTCATTATTAGGACAAAATAATTTGCTAAACAACGGTGGCAATGATATTTATTTAGCTAAAATAGATTTAAATGGAAATTTAATTTGGGCTAAAAATATTGCTTATGGTCCCACACATCAAATAGGTGGATATTTTGATATCGATAATAATGGCAATATTATTATGGTTGGACAATTTACATCATCCATTATCTTTTATGATGATTTATTTCCATTAGAATTGACAAGCGATGACCCATATCAAAAACAAAGTTTTATTGCAAAATTTAATGCCGATGGTTATCCACAATGGTCTAAAATGTTCTATGGAACATCAGACGTTAATTATATACGAAATGTAACACTAATTGGTAATGAGTATTTTGTTTCGGGACAAGCAAACGGCAATATTCAATACGATGGAAAACCGATTTTTAGTATAAATTCGAACTATAAAAATGGTTTCATAATGAAAACCGATGCCAATGGCAATATGCAATGGATAAGAAAAATTTTAACTACGAATAATGATTTATATGTAATTAAGCATGCTTCAGACATCAATGGCGATCAATATATAACTGGAAAATTTGCTGCTTATCGTATTAAGTTCGATTCAACGCTTACCGATACATCCAAGAACGTTTATTACAATACATCTACCAACGGAACATACGATTTATTTGTAGCCAAATATAGCCGAAGTGGTTCGTTGCAATGGGTAAAATTATTTGGAAGCATTAAAGACGAAAATGTTATTAATATTACACATTCTAATGGGCAAGTAATGTTTACTGGTTCCTATGGTTCGGCAATGAATATTGGCTCATTTGCATTAGACTACAAAGCTCAAAATGAAGCATTTTTAGCTATTATGGATTTAAATGGTAATATACTCAATGTACTTAATGCTAAAGGTAAATTAAACGAAATAGGAAATTCGGCTCATTTTAGTAATACGGCACGAAATTATGTTTGGTTGGGTGAATTTTATTCTGATACCGTTTCTATTGGTTCAAATAATTTGATTAACGATTATTCAACTAAAAGAGATGCTTTTTTAACTCGATATGGTTGTTTTGATAGTTTACATTTTGATATTACAAAAGTTACGTGTATTGGATTAAGCGATGGTAGTATTACTGTAACTCCTTCGTATGGTTCAGAACCTTATAATTATTTATGGAGTACCGGTGCAACAACTCCCACAGTGTCCAACTTAGCTGTTGGAAATTATACAGTAACTGTTGTGGGTAGTAACAATTGTTCTATGGTACAAACCGTGTTTTTACCACAAGTTCCCTTGCTAACCGCTTCTATTATTAATGTTCAACATAATGCATGTTTTGGTGGATCAAGTGGTTCCGCTACAGCAAATCCAATAAATGGTAATCCCCCTTATACCTATAAGTGGTCAAATGGAAAAACAACTCAAACAATTTCAAATCTCTATGCTGGCACATATACCGTAACTATCACCGATCAATGTGGTACCAGAGCAACAGCCTCGGTAACTATTACTCAATCCAATAAAGTCAATGCAAGTGTTTCATCTACACCTGCAACTTGTCGTGGCGGAAATGATGGAACAGCCACAGCCATACCCATAGGTGGTTCAACACCATATACATATAAATGGTCAGATGGTCAAACAACTCAAACAGCAATCAATTTATTGGGTGGCAATATATATAAAGTTACGGTAAAAGATGGTTGTGCCAATACGGTTGTGAAATCTATTACCATTAATCAACCCGCAGCTTTGAGTGGAACGGTTATCACCTATGCATCTTCACCTTGCGTGCCAACAGGTTCGGCTGTAGCAACCGGAACCAATGGCACTCCTCCTTATACTTATAAATGGAATACAGGTGCTACTACATCGAGTATTTATAATTTAAGTGCCAACACCACTTATACTGTTACTATTAAAGATGCTTGTGGGGCTCAAAAATCAATTTCAAAAACAGTAGGAGCCAAAACTATAACCATTACAGCCACTCCAACATGTACACCAACAGGAACTTGTCAAGGCAAAATTGTTGCGAATGTTACCGGAGGCGATGCTCCTTATACTTATAAATGGAGCAATGGACAAACAACTCAAACCGCCATCAATCTTTGTACAGGTTATTATAAGGTTACTGTAACCGATGTAAATGGTTGTACAAAACGTAAAACAGGCATCTATGTTTCTAATTGTGCTAAATCGTTTACTATAGAAGATGATACTTATGAAGATAATGAAAATGAAGAAATTACAGAAAAAATAAGAATATATCCTAATCCTGTAAGTGATATATTAAACATTCAATTGCCTTTAGAATCGTTGGATGAGTATTCTTTAATTGAAATGTACGATATTTTAGGAAATTTAATTACAAAACACCAGCCTGAATTAACTTTAAGTGAAATTAAAATAAATGTGAGTCACTTAAGCGAAGGAATTTATTTCATTAAAATTTATCAGGGATCGCAAATTTATCAATATAAAATGATCATTCGTCGATAG
- a CDS encoding tetratricopeptide repeat protein, with product MNKIVYLILVILIIASCTSNEEKQKKEKQSIETNIARLEKIISNDTTGQINIAAAYEIIRNYASYSYKFPNDSNTPEYIFRMANILNALGKFREAVEAFHKIESKYPDYNKLDICIFLQGNIYETELKDLEKARYYYELFIQKYPSHPLSKDVKVLLENLGKSPEELLKSIQQKNKHLSS from the coding sequence ATGAATAAAATAGTTTATCTAATTTTAGTAATATTGATAATAGCTTCTTGCACTTCGAACGAAGAAAAGCAAAAAAAAGAAAAACAATCTATTGAAACGAATATCGCTCGTTTAGAAAAAATTATTTCAAACGATACAACCGGACAAATTAACATTGCAGCTGCTTACGAAATAATAAGAAATTATGCCTCTTATTCATACAAATTTCCAAATGATAGCAACACACCTGAATATATTTTTCGCATGGCCAACATTTTGAATGCTTTAGGTAAATTTCGCGAAGCGGTTGAAGCTTTTCATAAAATTGAATCTAAATACCCAGATTATAACAAATTAGATATTTGCATTTTTTTACAAGGCAATATTTATGAAACAGAATTAAAAGATTTAGAAAAAGCTCGCTATTATTACGAACTTTTTATACAAAAATACCCCTCTCATCCTTTGTCTAAAGATGTTAAAGTATTATTAGAAAATTTAGGAAAAAGCCCAGAAGAGCTTTTAAAGTCTATACAACAAAAAAATAAACATCTATCTTCATAA
- a CDS encoding peptide deformylase produces MILPIYVYGNPVLREVAKEITPDYPNLKELIANMYETMYASEGVGLAAPQIGLSIRLFVIDATVMNDEYPEVKDFKKVFINAKITKEEGEEWFYNEGCLSVPFIREDVARKSIITIEYVDENFVYHKEKYDGVQALIIQHEYDHIEGILFIDKISFLRKKLLRSKLNNILNGNIKPKYKVVFPKKK; encoded by the coding sequence ATGATATTACCAATATATGTTTATGGGAATCCCGTTTTACGCGAAGTAGCTAAAGAAATCACGCCCGATTATCCTAATTTAAAAGAACTTATAGCTAATATGTACGAAACTATGTATGCATCCGAAGGAGTTGGTTTAGCTGCCCCACAAATAGGACTTTCTATTCGTCTTTTTGTTATCGATGCTACGGTTATGAACGATGAGTACCCCGAAGTTAAAGACTTTAAAAAAGTTTTTATAAATGCCAAAATTACCAAAGAAGAAGGAGAAGAATGGTTTTATAACGAAGGATGTTTAAGCGTTCCTTTTATTCGTGAAGATGTTGCACGAAAATCTATCATTACTATTGAATATGTTGATGAAAACTTTGTTTATCACAAAGAAAAATACGATGGTGTTCAAGCCCTCATTATTCAACACGAATACGATCATATTGAAGGAATATTGTTTATTGATAAAATTTCGTTTTTAAGGAAAAAATTATTACGTTCAAAGTTGAATAATATTTTAAATGGAAATATTAAACCAAAGTATAAAGTAGTTTTTCCAAAAAAGAAGTAA
- the ruvX gene encoding Holliday junction resolvase RuvX, protein MGRIMAIDYGQKRVGIAVTDPVQIIATGLTTVHSKDIFTFLDHYLAKEKVDVIVVGQAKQLNNSASESMRFIKPFFKKLQERYPHIQCTYYDERFTSKIALQTMIDSGTKKSDRQNKETLDMISATILLQDFMNYIKNHPL, encoded by the coding sequence ATGGGTAGAATTATGGCCATCGATTACGGTCAAAAAAGGGTTGGTATTGCTGTTACTGACCCTGTGCAAATTATTGCAACGGGTTTAACAACTGTTCATTCTAAAGATATATTTACATTTTTAGATCATTATCTTGCCAAAGAAAAGGTAGATGTGATTGTTGTAGGACAAGCAAAACAACTTAATAATTCTGCATCAGAATCCATGCGTTTTATAAAACCATTTTTTAAAAAGTTACAAGAACGTTATCCGCATATTCAATGTACATACTATGATGAACGTTTTACATCTAAAATAGCTTTACAAACAATGATAGATAGTGGTACAAAAAAATCAGACAGACAAAACAAAGAAACACTTGATATGATAAGTGCTACTATCCTTTTGCAAGATTTTATGAATTATATAAAAAATCATCCATTATGA
- a CDS encoding GSCFA domain-containing protein yields the protein MYFTPVHIEPLPYKINYTDRLFLMGSCFTSHLAEKLKYYLFHTDDNPFGILYNPASIELALNIIVNKKEIQASDFFQEQDIYKSFYFHSHWADTNLLRLLENINTTIVRVFNYINKTQWFFITFGTAYVYELKQNKQIVANCHKQHPQKFNHRMLSISEASTYIEKIAAHIYRLNPQAHIVFTISPVRYLKYGAHQNQISKATLHIALKEFLQKHPNAFYFPSYEIFMDELRDYRYYANDMIHPSDIGIEHVWKRFCETYFDAETRKLMNQVSEIQAAINHRPMFPDSKEYEQFKQKIKQKISQLKTQLPQIEKLDYQI from the coding sequence ATGTATTTCACACCCGTACATATTGAACCATTACCATATAAAATAAACTACACCGATCGTTTATTTCTGATGGGATCGTGTTTTACTTCTCACCTTGCCGAAAAGTTAAAATATTATTTATTTCATACAGATGATAACCCTTTTGGAATATTATACAATCCGGCTTCTATCGAATTAGCATTAAATATTATTGTTAATAAAAAAGAAATTCAAGCCAGCGATTTTTTTCAAGAACAAGATATTTATAAATCATTTTATTTTCATAGTCATTGGGCTGATACTAATTTATTACGCTTATTAGAAAATATAAATACAACCATTGTTCGTGTTTTTAATTATATAAATAAAACTCAATGGTTTTTTATCACTTTTGGAACGGCCTATGTTTACGAATTAAAACAGAATAAACAAATTGTTGCCAATTGTCATAAACAGCATCCCCAAAAATTTAATCATAGAATGTTATCCATATCCGAAGCAAGCACATACATAGAAAAAATAGCTGCTCATATATATCGTTTAAATCCTCAAGCTCATATTGTATTTACTATTAGTCCTGTTCGGTATTTGAAATATGGAGCACATCAAAATCAAATAAGTAAAGCAACGCTTCATATTGCATTAAAAGAATTTTTACAAAAACACCCTAATGCTTTTTATTTTCCTTCTTACGAAATTTTTATGGACGAACTTCGCGATTACAGATATTATGCTAATGATATGATACATCCATCTGATATTGGGATTGAACATGTTTGGAAGCGTTTTTGCGAAACTTATTTCGACGCAGAAACTCGTAAACTTATGAATCAGGTTTCAGAAATTCAAGCAGCTATAAATCATCGTCCAATGTTTCCAGATTCTAAAGAATATGAGCAATTTAAACAAAAGATCAAACAAAAAATATCCCAGCTTAAAACACAATTACCTCAAATAGAAAAACTTGATTATCAGATATAA
- a CDS encoding S8 family serine peptidase, with amino-acid sequence MKWLVLSLCLTLLMPSWAQRNWHLKDLHDDGFAGISLDMAYQLLQKNNRKSTPVIVAILDSGVDTIHEDLKPFLWTNPDEIPNNGKDDDGNGFVDDIHGWNFLGNAKGENIDSETLEKTRLYARLLKKYQNIDTTKFTIQESQEWQLFKKVKIDYEKSLNQKKKEYEMLQSLYERTIRVKLALNNILHKDSITQEDIKQLKESTNDTIRNYARMYERINKGGFDEKMLIDELNNVKKKLDTELNPNYNIRSIVGDDPFNINDSIYGNNDIMGPSCGHGTFVAGIIGADRNNNNDAVGIADNIKFMVLRIVPGGDERDKDVANAIKYAARKGARILNMSFGKSYSPEKYMVDKALAIAAQKQVLCIHAAGNNSENNDEILHFPTPYDEKGKLITPYWLDVGASNVKPDETLAASFSNYGQKSVDLFAPGVRIYSTRPQHRFQSSNGTSAACPVVSGVAALLMSYFPELNTEQIREIILKSVVKYKHKVYVPTQSENKGIISFKKLSITGGIVNAEKAVKLALKFAKKVK; translated from the coding sequence ATGAAATGGTTGGTTTTAAGTTTATGCTTAACATTATTAATGCCATCATGGGCTCAACGTAATTGGCATTTAAAAGATTTACACGATGATGGCTTTGCTGGTATTAGTCTCGATATGGCATATCAATTGTTACAAAAAAATAATCGTAAATCGACACCAGTTATTGTAGCTATTCTCGATAGCGGAGTTGATACTATACACGAAGACTTAAAACCTTTTTTATGGACAAACCCTGACGAGATCCCTAATAACGGCAAAGATGATGATGGAAACGGTTTTGTTGATGATATACATGGCTGGAATTTTCTAGGAAATGCTAAAGGAGAAAACATTGATAGCGAGACACTTGAAAAAACTCGTTTATATGCTCGATTATTAAAAAAATACCAGAACATAGATACCACAAAGTTCACTATACAAGAAAGTCAAGAATGGCAATTGTTTAAAAAAGTAAAAATAGATTACGAAAAAAGCTTAAATCAAAAAAAGAAAGAATACGAAATGCTTCAATCTTTGTATGAACGAACCATTCGTGTTAAATTAGCACTAAACAATATTTTGCATAAAGATAGCATTACGCAAGAAGATATTAAACAATTAAAAGAATCAACCAACGATACCATTCGTAATTATGCAAGAATGTACGAACGGATAAATAAAGGTGGTTTCGATGAAAAAATGCTAATAGATGAACTGAATAATGTTAAGAAAAAATTAGATACAGAATTAAATCCAAATTACAACATAAGGTCAATAGTAGGCGACGATCCATTTAACATAAACGATAGCATTTATGGCAATAACGATATTATGGGACCATCGTGTGGCCATGGAACTTTTGTTGCTGGAATTATTGGTGCCGATAGAAATAATAATAACGATGCCGTTGGAATCGCCGATAATATTAAATTTATGGTTCTTCGAATAGTTCCAGGGGGCGATGAACGCGATAAAGATGTTGCAAATGCTATTAAATATGCTGCTCGTAAAGGTGCACGCATTTTAAACATGAGTTTTGGTAAATCTTATTCGCCCGAAAAATATATGGTAGACAAAGCACTTGCAATAGCTGCCCAAAAACAGGTACTTTGTATCCATGCAGCTGGTAATAATAGCGAAAATAATGATGAAATACTTCATTTCCCTACTCCATACGACGAAAAAGGAAAACTTATTACACCTTATTGGCTCGATGTGGGCGCTTCGAATGTTAAACCCGACGAAACTTTAGCAGCAAGTTTTAGTAATTACGGACAAAAATCAGTAGACTTATTTGCCCCTGGTGTTCGTATTTATTCTACACGCCCACAACATCGTTTTCAATCGTCTAATGGTACAAGCGCTGCCTGTCCTGTTGTATCTGGAGTTGCAGCCCTATTAATGTCTTATTTCCCTGAACTTAACACCGAACAAATAAGAGAAATAATTTTAAAATCAGTTGTAAAATATAAACATAAAGTATATGTTCCAACTCAATCCGAGAACAAAGGCATTATAAGTTTTAAAAAATTGTCTATCACCGGCGGTATTGTGAATGCCGAAAAAGCTGTAAAACTTGCACTTAAGTTTGCTAAAAAAGTTAAATAA
- a CDS encoding glycosyltransferase family 2 protein, protein MPLIAHIICTYNRAEYLPQALKALALQNNTNDFEIVIINNNSTDNTTQIIEKFVAENPQLSIVYANEEKQGLSHARNKAIEVSTAEWLAFLDDDAYVDKNYTTELIRFIKTTHDVKALGGPILLEFLSPPPHWYTNYLGSLFGYFKPYKKSQFFKKNYYPRGSNMIFHRSLFKKYGLFNPNLGRIGRNMMGSEEKDMFQRIYKGNEKVYYLHTAVIYHLVPDFRTKVDFIKKQAIGVGRSEHIRITQSKQGVFSKIISEIIKWAVSFALFVYYTICLKPAKGIMLLRFRFWVLKGLLTKVEI, encoded by the coding sequence ATGCCGTTAATTGCCCATATTATTTGTACTTATAATAGAGCTGAATATTTACCACAAGCACTAAAAGCATTAGCATTACAAAATAATACTAATGATTTTGAAATTGTTATAATTAATAATAATTCTACTGATAATACTACACAGATAATAGAAAAATTTGTAGCCGAAAACCCACAGCTTTCTATTGTATATGCCAACGAAGAAAAACAAGGGCTTTCGCATGCTCGCAATAAGGCTATTGAAGTGTCAACAGCTGAGTGGTTAGCTTTTTTGGACGATGATGCCTACGTTGACAAAAATTATACCACCGAACTTATTCGTTTTATAAAAACGACTCACGATGTTAAAGCTTTAGGGGGACCTATTTTGCTAGAATTTTTAAGCCCACCACCTCATTGGTATACAAATTATTTAGGTTCCTTGTTTGGATATTTTAAACCATATAAAAAGAGTCAATTTTTTAAGAAAAACTATTATCCTCGTGGTTCCAATATGATTTTTCATCGCTCATTATTTAAAAAATATGGCTTGTTTAATCCTAATCTTGGGCGTATAGGACGTAATATGATGGGAAGCGAAGAAAAAGATATGTTTCAACGAATATACAAGGGCAACGAAAAAGTATATTATTTGCATACGGCAGTTATTTATCATCTAGTTCCCGATTTTAGAACTAAAGTCGATTTTATAAAAAAACAAGCTATAGGAGTTGGGCGAAGCGAGCATATTCGTATCACACAAAGTAAACAAGGAGTTTTTTCTAAAATAATCTCTGAAATTATTAAATGGGCTGTAAGTTTTGCATTATTTGTTTATTATACTATCTGCTTAAAGCCTGCAAAAGGAATCATGTTGTTGCGTTTTAGGTTTTGGGTATTAAAAGGATTATTAACCAAAGTAGAAATATAA